Proteins co-encoded in one Nicotiana sylvestris chromosome 7, ASM39365v2, whole genome shotgun sequence genomic window:
- the LOC138873314 gene encoding uncharacterized protein yields the protein MVVNPKGGSNHVMAVTTRSGRGGDVNASKQKQILDDDVELQEDEVPLVVEDVVDENRNKEVKIDIQDVEVETQNDVNLSREHSLSINVPLVEALEQMLGYTKFIKDLVTKKRSMDCETIKITHQVTVIVHSIALKAEKAIGWTLADIGGIIPAFCMHKIILEDDEKPSLVHQRMLNKAMQEVVKKEVIKWLDVGVLYPIFDSSWTLPRCMMAIFTDMVEDILKVFMDAFSIVGDSFDECLKNLDRVLALCEETNLVLNWEKCHFMVEEGIVLGQKISKHGI from the exons atggtagtgaacccaaagggtggaagCAACCAtgttatggcggttacaacaagaagtgggagaggcggtgatgtgaatgcctccaaacaaaagcaaatcttggatgatgatgttgagttgcaagaggatgaagtccctttggtagttgaagatgtggttgatgaaaatagGAATAAAGAAGTGaagattgatattcaagatgtcgaggtggaaactcaaaatgacgtaaacctatctagggaacac agcttgtccattaatgtccctctggtggaggctcttgaacaaatgctgggctATACAAAATTCATAAAAGAtttggtcacaaagaagcgttctatggattgtgaaactataaagataacTCACCAAGTTACTGTTATAGTGcattcaat tGCTTTAAAAGcggaaaaggcaattggatggactttagctgatattggGGGAATAATCCCCGCATTTTGTATGcataagattattctggaagatgatgaaaaGCCCTCCTTGGTGCATCAAAGGATGTTGAACAAGGCAATGCaggaagttgtgaaaaaggaggtgatcaagtggttggatgtcggggttctGTACCCCATctttgatagctcttggactttgccA cggtgtatgatggccattttcaccgatatggtggaagacattttgaagGTGTTCATGGACGCTTTTAGTAttgtgggggattcatttgatgagtgcctgaagaatcttgatagggtgttggcACTTTGTGAAGAgaccaatcttgtcctcaattgggagaaatgccactttatggtggaagaaggaatagttcttgggcaaaaaatttcgaagcatggcatttag